One genomic window of Mogibacterium diversum includes the following:
- a CDS encoding dihydroorotase, producing the protein MTTAIKGGKIYKSGEFLPNELFVVDAREKAGLESETGSDFDFERVINADNSFILPSFCDVHVHFREPGQSYKETISAGSKAAAHGGYTTVCTMPNLKPAPSTLDALNVQLDLIKKDADIEVIPYGTITMSQNGRGELSDMKALAPHVCAFSDDGRGVQADGLMRDAMYQAKELGKLIVAHCEDESLLREGKVRESEWKQIERDLKLADETGAGYHVCHISCKESVEVIRDAKKSGVDVTCETAPHYLVFDTDYLNAFINRWPELGGRFKMNPPIKDIADKNALIEGILDGTVDMIATDHAPHSAEEKSRGFLKSPNGITGLECAFSALYTYLVKTGIISLEHLVKLMSVTPRERFGLEQNGFTVVNLDKDYKLDASKFLSLGKCTPFDGNMLNGLVELTVMNGKIVYENLEK; encoded by the coding sequence ATGACTACTGCAATCAAAGGCGGAAAGATTTACAAATCTGGAGAGTTTTTACCTAACGAATTGTTTGTAGTTGATGCTCGTGAGAAGGCCGGTCTAGAATCCGAAACCGGTAGTGATTTTGATTTTGAAAGAGTTATCAATGCTGATAACTCTTTTATTTTGCCGTCATTCTGTGATGTGCATGTTCATTTTCGCGAACCAGGCCAGTCTTACAAAGAGACCATCAGCGCAGGGAGTAAAGCTGCAGCACACGGTGGATACACTACAGTGTGTACAATGCCTAATTTGAAGCCAGCACCATCTACACTTGATGCACTTAATGTGCAGCTTGATTTGATCAAAAAGGATGCCGATATAGAGGTGATTCCATATGGAACTATCACTATGTCACAGAATGGTAGAGGAGAGCTCTCAGATATGAAGGCTCTTGCGCCACATGTGTGTGCATTTTCTGATGACGGACGAGGTGTGCAGGCAGACGGGCTGATGCGCGACGCAATGTATCAGGCTAAGGAACTTGGCAAACTCATCGTAGCTCATTGCGAAGATGAATCACTGCTAAGGGAAGGCAAGGTCAGAGAGAGTGAATGGAAACAGATAGAGAGAGATCTAAAACTCGCAGATGAGACTGGTGCTGGATATCATGTATGCCACATCTCCTGCAAAGAGAGCGTTGAAGTGATTAGAGATGCCAAGAAGAGCGGTGTAGACGTCACATGCGAAACAGCACCTCATTACCTCGTGTTCGATACGGATTATTTAAATGCATTTATTAACAGATGGCCAGAGCTTGGTGGCAGGTTCAAGATGAATCCTCCGATTAAGGATATAGCTGATAAGAATGCTCTTATAGAGGGAATTCTAGATGGCACTGTAGATATGATAGCAACAGACCACGCACCTCATAGTGCTGAGGAGAAGAGTAGGGGCTTTCTGAAGAGTCCAAACGGAATCACTGGACTTGAGTGTGCTTTTTCGGCTCTTTACACGTACCTGGTTAAGACCGGTATCATATCGCTTGAGCACTTAGTAAAACTGATGTCAGTAACACCAAGGGAGAGATTTGGTCTTGAGCAAAATGGATTTACTGTAGTTAATTTAGATAAAGATTACAAGCTAGATGCATCAAAATTCCTCTCATTAGGAAAGT